A genomic stretch from Thauera sp. GDN1 includes:
- the clpA gene encoding ATP-dependent Clp protease ATP-binding subunit ClpA translates to MIAQELEVSLHMAFVEARQKRHEFITVEHLLLALLDNPSAAQVLKACAANIDELRRELTNFIDEHTPRIEGTDEIDTQPTLGFQRVIQRAILHVQSSGKKEVTGANVLVAIFGEKDSHAVYFLQKQNISRLDVVNFISHGIAKAPPQGAAPQGRNESEQGEQEQEEKQSGGALESYTQNLNQQALVGKIDPLIGREKEVERVIQTLCRRRKNNPLLVGEAGVGKTAIAEGLARRIVEGRVPEILENAQVFALDMGALLAGTKYRGDFEQRLKAVLKQLIENPNAILFIDEIHTLIGAGAASGGTLDASNLLKPALSSGQLKCIGATTYNEFRQIFEKDHALSRRFQKIDVVEPSVAETVEILKGLKSRFEEHHGIRYSNSALSSAAELSAKYINDRHLPDKAIDVIDEAGAAQRILPKSKQKKTIGRNEIEEIVAKIARIPPRTVSNDDKAALKTLERDLKNVVFGQNAAIEALAKAIKMSRSGLGNPQKPIGSFLFSGPTGVGKTEVARQLAYTLGIELVRFDMSEYMERHAVSRLIGAPPGYVGFDQGGLLTEQITKKPHCVLLLDEIEKAHPDIYNILLQVMDHGTLTDNNGRQADFRNVIIIMTTNAGAESMQKSVIGFSAKREPGDEMADIKRLFTPEFRNRLDAMISFKALDNDVILRVVDKFLMQLEAQLHEKKVEAHFSDDLKAWLAEKGFDPLMGARPMARLIQDTIRSALADELLFGRLVNGGKVTIDLDDDDKVKLVFEETETATA, encoded by the coding sequence ATGATCGCGCAAGAGCTTGAAGTCAGCCTGCACATGGCTTTCGTCGAGGCACGGCAGAAGCGCCACGAGTTCATCACCGTGGAACATCTGCTGCTTGCCCTGCTGGACAATCCTTCCGCCGCCCAGGTGCTGAAGGCCTGCGCCGCCAACATCGACGAACTGCGCCGTGAGCTGACGAACTTCATCGACGAACACACGCCGCGCATCGAAGGCACGGACGAGATCGACACCCAGCCCACGCTGGGTTTCCAGCGCGTGATCCAGCGCGCGATCCTGCACGTGCAGTCCTCGGGCAAGAAGGAGGTCACCGGCGCCAACGTGCTGGTGGCGATCTTCGGCGAAAAGGATTCGCATGCGGTGTATTTCCTGCAGAAGCAGAACATCTCGCGCCTGGACGTGGTGAACTTCATCTCGCACGGCATCGCCAAGGCACCGCCGCAGGGCGCCGCTCCGCAGGGCCGCAACGAATCCGAACAGGGCGAGCAGGAGCAGGAAGAGAAGCAGTCCGGCGGCGCACTCGAGAGCTACACCCAGAACCTCAACCAGCAGGCGCTGGTGGGCAAGATCGACCCGCTGATCGGCCGCGAGAAGGAGGTCGAGCGCGTCATCCAGACCCTGTGCCGCCGGCGCAAGAACAATCCGCTGCTGGTCGGCGAGGCCGGCGTCGGCAAGACCGCGATCGCCGAAGGCCTGGCGCGGCGCATCGTCGAGGGCCGCGTGCCCGAGATCCTGGAGAACGCCCAGGTGTTCGCACTCGACATGGGCGCGCTGCTCGCCGGCACCAAGTACCGCGGCGACTTCGAGCAGCGCCTCAAGGCGGTGTTGAAGCAGCTCATCGAGAACCCGAACGCGATCCTGTTCATCGACGAGATCCACACCCTGATCGGTGCCGGTGCGGCCTCGGGCGGCACGCTCGACGCCTCCAACCTGCTCAAGCCGGCGCTGTCCTCCGGCCAGCTGAAGTGCATCGGTGCGACCACCTACAACGAGTTCCGCCAGATCTTCGAGAAGGATCACGCGCTCTCGAGGCGCTTCCAGAAGATCGACGTGGTCGAGCCCTCGGTGGCCGAGACGGTGGAGATCCTCAAAGGCCTGAAGAGCCGTTTCGAGGAGCACCACGGCATCAGGTACAGCAACTCGGCGCTGTCCAGCGCCGCCGAGCTGTCGGCCAAGTACATCAACGACCGCCACCTGCCGGACAAGGCGATCGACGTCATCGACGAGGCCGGCGCAGCGCAGCGCATCCTGCCCAAGTCGAAGCAGAAGAAGACCATCGGCCGCAACGAGATCGAGGAGATCGTCGCCAAGATCGCCCGCATCCCGCCGCGCACCGTGTCCAACGACGACAAGGCCGCGCTGAAGACGCTCGAGCGCGACCTGAAGAACGTGGTGTTCGGCCAGAATGCGGCGATCGAGGCGCTCGCCAAGGCGATCAAGATGTCGCGCTCCGGCCTCGGCAACCCGCAGAAGCCGATCGGCTCCTTCCTGTTCTCCGGCCCCACCGGCGTCGGCAAGACCGAAGTCGCGCGCCAGCTCGCCTACACGCTGGGCATCGAGCTGGTGCGCTTCGACATGTCCGAGTACATGGAGCGCCATGCGGTGAGCCGTCTGATCGGCGCGCCGCCGGGCTATGTCGGCTTCGACCAGGGCGGGCTGCTGACCGAGCAGATCACCAAGAAGCCGCACTGCGTGTTGCTGCTCGACGAGATCGAGAAGGCGCATCCGGACATCTACAACATCCTGCTGCAGGTCATGGACCACGGCACCCTGACCGACAACAACGGCCGCCAGGCGGATTTCCGCAACGTGATCATCATCATGACCACCAACGCGGGCGCCGAGTCGATGCAGAAGTCGGTGATCGGCTTCTCGGCCAAGCGCGAGCCGGGTGACGAGATGGCGGACATCAAGCGCCTGTTCACGCCCGAGTTCCGCAACCGCCTGGATGCGATGATCTCGTTCAAGGCGCTCGACAACGACGTCATCCTGCGCGTGGTCGACAAGTTCCTGATGCAGCTCGAAGCCCAGCTGCACGAGAAGAAGGTCGAGGCCCACTTCAGCGACGATCTCAAGGCCTGGCTGGCCGAGAAGGGCTTCGACCCGCTGATGGGCGCGCGCCCGATGGCACGCCTGATCCAGGACACCATCCGCTCCGCGCTCGCCGACGAGCTGCTGTTCGGCCGCCTGGTCAATGGCGGCAAGGTGACCATCGATCTCGACGACGACGACAAGGTGAAGCTGGTGTTCGAGGAAACCGAGACCGCAACCGCCTGA
- a CDS encoding ATP-binding protein gives MRLTLPRVLIPRSLFARLMLIWLLGMALVLAVSLALFVAERERIGRSALFEGVAQEIAAAAELLDSMSPPERERWIDEIGRRRLRLSLRPPREHLRPLAPDHPLQAALREAMPQRAATLYTHPRGDRPHPVLLIVLPLADGTPLQVRLPGIPPVPGLAPHQPGPFFAALAALVLGVGLLTWIAVRVATRPLSRMAAAARALGEDPGRAPMDTAGPTEVAQAAAAFNQMQRRIGEHVTERTRILAAISHDLQTPITRLRLRAELVDDEALRARIQSDLDAMQGLVKEGLAYARSLDERSPVQTIELGPLLQALAQDAHDMGWTVRVAEDAHGRVMGRPAALRRALWNLIENGVKFGGEVDIELAPTTDGFEIRIRDHGPGLADEEQEKVFEPFYRTESSRSRETGGTGLGLAITRNLLRSQDAAVSLRNHPAGGLVAIVALRGR, from the coding sequence ATGAGGCTGACCCTGCCGCGCGTGCTGATCCCGCGCAGCCTGTTCGCCCGCCTGATGCTGATCTGGCTGCTCGGCATGGCGCTGGTGCTGGCAGTCAGCCTGGCGCTGTTCGTCGCCGAACGCGAGCGCATCGGGCGCAGCGCGCTGTTCGAGGGCGTCGCGCAGGAGATCGCCGCCGCAGCGGAACTGCTCGACAGCATGTCGCCGCCCGAGCGCGAACGCTGGATCGACGAGATCGGACGCCGCCGGCTGCGCCTGAGCCTGCGCCCGCCACGGGAACACCTGCGCCCGCTCGCACCGGACCACCCCCTGCAGGCCGCGCTGCGCGAAGCCATGCCGCAGCGCGCCGCCACGCTGTACACCCACCCGCGCGGCGACCGCCCGCACCCGGTCCTGCTGATCGTGCTGCCGCTCGCCGACGGTACGCCGCTGCAGGTGCGCCTGCCCGGCATCCCGCCCGTTCCGGGCCTGGCGCCGCACCAGCCCGGGCCCTTCTTCGCCGCCCTCGCAGCGCTCGTGCTCGGCGTCGGACTGCTGACCTGGATCGCGGTGCGGGTCGCCACCCGGCCGCTGTCGCGCATGGCGGCCGCCGCACGCGCGCTCGGCGAGGATCCCGGGCGCGCGCCGATGGACACCGCCGGCCCCACCGAGGTCGCCCAGGCGGCGGCCGCCTTCAACCAGATGCAGCGCCGCATCGGCGAGCACGTCACCGAGCGCACCCGCATCCTCGCCGCGATCTCGCACGACCTGCAGACGCCGATCACCCGCCTGCGCCTGCGCGCCGAGCTGGTCGATGACGAGGCGCTGCGCGCCCGCATCCAGTCCGACCTCGATGCCATGCAGGGGCTGGTCAAGGAAGGCCTGGCCTACGCTCGCAGCCTGGACGAGCGCAGCCCGGTCCAGACGATCGAGCTCGGCCCGCTGCTGCAGGCGCTGGCGCAGGATGCGCACGACATGGGGTGGACGGTGCGCGTGGCAGAGGACGCCCACGGCCGGGTCATGGGCCGCCCCGCGGCGCTGCGCCGGGCCTTGTGGAACCTGATCGAGAACGGCGTCAAGTTCGGCGGCGAAGTGGACATCGAGCTGGCGCCCACGACCGACGGCTTCGAGATCCGCATCCGCGACCATGGCCCGGGGCTGGCGGACGAGGAACAGGAAAAGGTGTTCGAGCCCTTCTACCGCACCGAGTCCTCGCGCAGCCGCGAGACCGGCGGCACCGGCCTCGGCCTGGCGATCACGCGCAACCTGCTGCGCAGCCAGGACGCCGCGGTGAGCCTGCGCAATCACCCCGCAGGCGGGCTGGTGGCCATCGTCGCGCTGCGCGGTCGATAG
- a CDS encoding glycerol-3-phosphate dehydrogenase/oxidase, protein MNPLGRDALLARLSATPAWDFVIVGGGATGLGCAVDAAARGHSVLLVEARDFAAGTSSRSTKLIHGGVRYLAQGRLGLVREALIERAHLLRNASALVHPLRFVVPARSRCERAMLRLGLGFYDRLAGAGRIESSITLDPAGLNAALPGLCDEGLAGGVAYWDAQFDDAGLALALARTANRLGALVLNHCALVGLMVEGGRVHGVRVRDAESGHEWAIGARSVVNAAGVWSDAVRRLADPGAVPRLRPSQGVHLVVDGDFLPGGDALLVPRTADGRVLFMIPWLGKLLIGTTDTPRSDLPAEPEALAGELDFLLSTAAQWLRRPPLPADVRSVFAGLRPLLDGDGAGMTRRLSREHRVEVSAQGLVSVMGGKWTTYRCMAEDAIDAAESVAGCARRPSPTATLMLDAAPGGADEADPGGEPLLPELPCGGLLPTARDVRRAVREAFALTVEDVLARRSRALFLDAALAAAAAPAVAGILAHELGWSSAREAAEVAAFVALAERYRPRSATMATSPPAG, encoded by the coding sequence ATGAATCCGCTGGGCCGCGATGCGCTGCTCGCACGCCTGTCGGCGACGCCGGCATGGGACTTCGTGATCGTCGGCGGCGGGGCGACCGGGCTGGGCTGTGCGGTCGACGCGGCGGCGCGTGGTCACTCCGTGCTGCTGGTCGAGGCACGCGATTTCGCCGCCGGTACCAGCTCGCGCTCGACCAAGCTGATCCACGGCGGGGTGCGCTATCTGGCGCAGGGCCGGCTCGGCCTGGTGCGCGAGGCCCTGATCGAGCGCGCGCACCTGCTCCGCAACGCGTCGGCGCTGGTGCATCCGCTACGCTTCGTCGTGCCCGCCCGCAGCCGCTGCGAGCGCGCCATGCTGCGGCTCGGGCTGGGCTTCTACGACCGCCTGGCCGGCGCGGGGCGGATCGAGTCCAGCATCACGCTGGATCCGGCCGGCCTCAATGCAGCGCTGCCGGGGCTGTGCGACGAAGGACTCGCGGGCGGGGTGGCCTACTGGGACGCGCAGTTCGACGATGCCGGACTCGCGCTCGCCCTGGCGCGGACGGCGAACCGGCTGGGCGCGCTGGTGCTGAACCACTGCGCGCTGGTCGGACTGATGGTGGAGGGGGGGCGGGTGCACGGCGTCCGCGTGCGGGATGCGGAGTCCGGGCACGAATGGGCGATCGGCGCGCGCAGCGTGGTCAATGCCGCCGGTGTCTGGAGCGACGCCGTGCGCCGGCTCGCCGACCCGGGCGCCGTGCCGCGGCTACGTCCGAGCCAGGGTGTGCACCTGGTGGTGGATGGCGACTTCCTGCCCGGCGGCGATGCCCTGCTGGTGCCGCGTACCGCGGACGGCCGGGTGCTGTTCATGATTCCCTGGCTCGGCAAGCTGCTGATCGGTACCACCGACACCCCGCGCAGCGACCTGCCGGCGGAGCCCGAGGCGCTCGCGGGCGAACTCGACTTCCTGCTGTCGACGGCCGCGCAATGGCTGCGCCGCCCGCCGCTGCCGGCCGACGTGCGCAGCGTGTTCGCCGGGCTGCGGCCGCTGCTGGATGGCGACGGGGCGGGCATGACGCGGCGGCTTTCGCGCGAGCACCGGGTCGAGGTCTCGGCGCAGGGCCTGGTCAGCGTGATGGGCGGCAAATGGACGACTTACCGCTGCATGGCCGAGGATGCGATCGATGCCGCCGAGTCGGTCGCGGGCTGCGCGCGGCGGCCCTCGCCCACCGCGACGCTGATGCTCGACGCGGCTCCGGGGGGCGCGGATGAAGCCGACCCGGGGGGCGAGCCGCTGCTGCCCGAGCTGCCCTGCGGGGGGCTGCTGCCGACCGCGAGGGACGTGCGGCGGGCGGTGCGCGAGGCCTTCGCGCTCACCGTGGAGGACGTGCTCGCGCGCCGCAGCCGGGCGCTGTTCCTCGATGCCGCGCTGGCCGCGGCAGCGGCGCCGGCGGTAGCGGGCATCCTCGCGCACGAACTGGGCTGGTCGTCCGCGCGCGAGGCGGCCGAGGTCGCGGCCTTCGTCGCGCTCGCGGAGCGCTATCGACCGCGCAGCGCGACGATGGCCACCAGCCCGCCTGCGGGGTGA
- a CDS encoding Spy/CpxP family protein refolding chaperone, which produces MKNWIKTSIAAAVIATGAIGSTAALAWGGHCDGPRGGKAGWSQMEPEQMKAKMAERAELHMARLELALALSAEQKPAFETFKADMKARAERMATTMAERRAAGQPKTAIERMQRMEEMSKLRQAEMAEARKSVESFYATLSDAQKTVFDAEFQKMGPRGGQGGHGMHGGMGGGPRDGSGMGPGRG; this is translated from the coding sequence ATGAAAAACTGGATCAAGACCTCGATCGCCGCCGCCGTCATCGCCACCGGGGCCATCGGCAGCACCGCAGCGCTGGCCTGGGGCGGTCACTGCGACGGTCCGCGCGGCGGCAAGGCCGGCTGGTCGCAGATGGAGCCCGAGCAGATGAAGGCGAAGATGGCCGAGCGCGCCGAGCTGCACATGGCCCGCCTGGAGCTCGCGCTGGCGCTGAGCGCGGAGCAGAAGCCCGCCTTCGAGACCTTCAAGGCCGACATGAAGGCGCGCGCCGAGCGCATGGCCACCACGATGGCCGAGCGTCGCGCGGCGGGCCAGCCGAAGACCGCGATCGAGCGCATGCAGCGCATGGAGGAGATGAGCAAGCTGCGCCAGGCCGAGATGGCCGAAGCGCGCAAGTCGGTCGAGAGCTTCTACGCCACGCTGAGCGATGCGCAGAAGACGGTGTTCGATGCCGAGTTCCAGAAGATGGGGCCGCGCGGCGGCCAGGGTGGGCACGGCATGCATGGCGGCATGGGCGGCGGCCCGCGCGACGGCAGCGGCATGGGACCGGGCCGCGGCTGA
- a CDS encoding response regulator: MNHSADHILIVDDDRDIRQLLADYLEKQGLRCTTAADGREMKAALEQHRIDLIVLDVMMPGEDGLTLCRNLRASGSAHANTPILMLTARGEDMDRIIGLEMGADDYLPKPFVPRELFARIRAVLRRTRALPPNLDAAPPANARELRFANWRLDTVNRHLLAEDGSVVALSGAEYRMLSVFLSHPQKVLSRDQLMELTQGREADVFDRSIDLLVSRLRQRLGDNARESMIIKTVRNEGYVLAADVSVVAPEGSAGG; encoded by the coding sequence ATGAACCATTCCGCCGACCACATCCTGATCGTCGACGACGATCGCGACATCCGCCAGCTGCTCGCCGACTACCTCGAGAAGCAGGGCCTGCGCTGCACCACCGCGGCCGACGGCCGCGAGATGAAGGCCGCGCTCGAGCAGCACCGCATCGACCTGATCGTGCTCGACGTGATGATGCCGGGCGAGGACGGCCTCACCCTGTGCCGCAACCTGCGCGCCAGCGGCAGCGCGCACGCCAACACCCCGATCCTGATGCTGACCGCGCGCGGCGAGGACATGGACCGCATCATCGGCCTCGAGATGGGCGCAGACGACTACCTGCCCAAGCCCTTCGTGCCGCGCGAACTCTTCGCCCGCATCCGCGCGGTGCTGCGCCGCACCCGCGCACTGCCGCCCAACCTCGATGCCGCGCCGCCCGCCAATGCGCGCGAGCTGCGCTTCGCCAACTGGCGGCTGGACACCGTCAACCGTCATCTGCTCGCCGAGGACGGCAGCGTGGTCGCACTCTCGGGCGCCGAGTACCGCATGCTGAGCGTATTCCTTTCGCATCCGCAGAAGGTGTTGTCGCGCGACCAGCTGATGGAGCTGACCCAGGGCCGCGAGGCCGACGTCTTCGACCGCTCGATCGACCTGCTGGTGAGCCGCCTGCGCCAGCGCCTCGGCGACAACGCGCGCGAATCCATGATCATCAAGACCGTGCGCAACGAAGGCTACGTGCTCGCCGCGGACGTCAGCGTGGTCGCCCCGGAAGGGAGCGCCGGCGGATGA
- the aceA gene encoding isocitrate lyase, protein MTLTREQQIAALEKDWAENPRWKGIKRGYSAADVVRLRGSLQPEYTLAQRGAKLLWERVNGGAKKGYVNAFGAITAGQAMQQAKAGLEAVYLSGWQVAADGNTSETMYPDQSLYAYDSVPTMVRRINNTFKRADEIQWSRGINPGDKEFIDYFLPIVADAEAGFGGVLNAFELMKNMIAAGAAGVHFEDQLAAVKKCGHMGGKVLVPTQEAIEKLISARFASDVMGVPTLILARTDAEAANLLTSDHDANDKPFCTGERTQEGFYRVKNGLEQAISRGVAYAPYADLVWCETGTPDLGFAREFAQAVHAACPGKLLSYNCSPSFNWKKNLDDATIARFQDELSALGYKYQFITLAGIHINWFNTFKFAHAYARGEGMKHYTEMVQEPEFAAREQGYTFVSHQQEVGAGYFDDVTTVIQGGSSSVKALTGSTEEEQFH, encoded by the coding sequence ATGACCCTGACCCGCGAACAGCAAATCGCCGCTCTGGAAAAAGACTGGGCCGAGAATCCCCGTTGGAAAGGCATCAAGCGTGGTTACTCCGCCGCTGACGTGGTTCGCCTGCGTGGCAGCCTGCAGCCCGAGTACACCCTGGCTCAGCGCGGCGCCAAGCTGCTGTGGGAGCGTGTCAACGGCGGCGCCAAGAAGGGTTATGTGAACGCCTTCGGCGCGATCACCGCCGGTCAGGCGATGCAGCAGGCCAAGGCCGGCCTGGAAGCGGTGTATCTGTCCGGCTGGCAGGTCGCCGCCGACGGCAACACCTCCGAGACCATGTACCCCGACCAGTCGCTGTACGCCTACGACTCGGTGCCGACCATGGTGCGCCGCATCAACAACACCTTCAAGCGCGCCGACGAGATCCAGTGGTCGCGCGGCATCAACCCGGGCGACAAGGAATTCATCGACTACTTCCTGCCCATCGTCGCCGACGCCGAGGCCGGTTTCGGTGGCGTGCTGAACGCCTTCGAGCTGATGAAGAACATGATCGCCGCCGGTGCCGCCGGTGTGCACTTCGAAGACCAGCTGGCTGCCGTGAAGAAGTGCGGCCACATGGGTGGCAAGGTGCTGGTTCCGACCCAGGAAGCGATCGAGAAGCTGATCTCGGCCCGCTTCGCCTCCGACGTCATGGGCGTTCCGACGCTGATCCTCGCCCGGACCGACGCCGAAGCCGCCAACCTGCTGACCTCGGACCACGACGCCAACGACAAGCCGTTCTGCACCGGCGAGCGTACCCAGGAAGGCTTCTACCGCGTCAAGAACGGCCTCGAGCAGGCCATCAGCCGCGGTGTCGCCTACGCCCCCTACGCCGATCTGGTGTGGTGCGAGACCGGCACGCCCGACCTCGGCTTCGCCCGCGAGTTCGCGCAGGCCGTGCATGCAGCCTGCCCGGGCAAGCTGCTGTCGTACAACTGCTCGCCGTCCTTCAACTGGAAGAAGAACCTCGACGACGCCACCATCGCCAGGTTCCAGGACGAGCTGTCGGCGCTGGGTTACAAGTACCAGTTCATCACCCTGGCCGGCATCCACATCAACTGGTTCAACACCTTCAAGTTCGCCCACGCCTACGCCCGCGGCGAAGGCATGAAGCACTACACCGAGATGGTGCAGGAACCGGAATTCGCCGCGCGCGAGCAGGGCTACACCTTCGTGTCGCACCAGCAGGAAGTCGGCGCCGGCTACTTCGACGACGTGACCACCGTGATCCAGGGCGGCTCGTCCTCGGTGAAGGCCCTGACCGGTTCGACCGAAGAAGAGCAGTTCCACTAA
- the rraA gene encoding ribonuclease E activity regulator RraA has protein sequence MTIQTADLCDAHEDKLAVVAPMFASYGGRPAFGGPISTLKIFEDNSFVRKALESAGRGRVLVIDGGASMRCALVGDQLAELAVRNGWAGIVVYGCIRDSKAIGEMDLGVFALGTHPKKTVKRNVGEVDVPLAFGGVTFHPGHYLYADEDGVVVSATALL, from the coding sequence ATGACCATCCAGACCGCCGACCTGTGCGACGCTCATGAAGACAAACTCGCCGTCGTCGCCCCCATGTTCGCCAGCTACGGCGGACGCCCGGCCTTCGGCGGGCCGATCTCGACGCTGAAAATCTTCGAGGACAACTCCTTCGTGCGCAAGGCGCTGGAAAGCGCCGGCAGGGGCCGTGTGCTGGTGATCGACGGCGGCGCCTCGATGCGCTGCGCCCTGGTCGGCGACCAGCTCGCCGAGCTCGCCGTCAGGAACGGCTGGGCCGGCATCGTCGTCTACGGCTGCATCCGCGACTCGAAGGCGATCGGCGAGATGGACCTCGGCGTGTTCGCGCTCGGGACCCACCCGAAGAAGACGGTCAAGCGCAACGTCGGCGAGGTCGACGTGCCGCTCGCCTTCGGTGGCGTCACCTTCCACCCCGGCCACTACCTCTATGCCGACGAGGATGGCGTGGTGGTGAGTGCGACAGCCCTGCTCTGA